Genomic DNA from Bemisia tabaci chromosome 2, PGI_BMITA_v3:
TTCGTTTGATTTTATTTAGACGCTTTGTTTTCCTGGAAAGTAAAATACTCTTAAAATAATGTAAGAGTGCGTTTATTCAGAGGGTTGATTCTGGAAGCTTTTATAGTTTACGCTTTATATCGATGTATCTTCAATAAAACAACAGCTCAAGGTATATGAATTAATGCCATGATGACACATGTTACATCTGGACAGTTACACTGCGAAAGTGCGTATCTCGGTCAtggtatttcaaaaattccgctactttttttttttttttaaaggaggccGAACAAACAtcatggtttatttttttcaaagaatattctttCCCAAGTTGCATGATTTGCAATATGTTGTACTAATGTGGTAagaaaatcgcaacttatcgagTGGCGTGGATGTTGCATATTCGCGTGATGCTAGGAACGCGGAAAATCGCAActtcattgcaataaaataatcACGACTCTCGCAGTCTCGCGACAACATATCGCCAGACTGCTGCTGCTGCCGCCAGACCGCATTCGCGTCGCGCTacaatggaccaatagaattTGTCCGTCTGCGTGGCTCGCCGCTCGCGCATCTTCAACGGATTTTGTTGATTTGTTCGCTTCGCTCGCTCTGCCTGCCTTCGTTTGTAGCTTCGTGTCTGGTATTTGCTCTCATCGTGCTTAAATTAGCATTTATACAAGTGTTCCTGTTTTACGCACGCGAAATAAACTAATTTAGAAACTGTGGAACTTTCATTCTTTTGGTGTAACTGTGTAAGTTGGAAGTTCTCCTGAAGTGTTGGTGAATGTGATGTGATGCCGGTTCGCGAACCAAGATGGCGGAAACTGACACTGAAGAGAAATTGAAGAAGCTAGAAGATAAACTGAAATTGAAAGAAGGCACTATGAAGGATGAAGTTGTAAGTATATTTAAAAGGAATGCTTTCATATTATATCATGGTCCAACGCTCCCCCCGAAATAACCccgatttttacaacactggtaacgaatAAACTTACCCGTCGCCCGTGACAGGCATGCCGGATCAATTAACCAGTCAACTCTCAAGTGACCCACGCCCCTCCCCggttaaatcagatttttctgcacgattttacaacactggtattACTCCTTGTTTCtcgtttttccttccttttttttaatatttacggGGAAGTTTTAAGGTTTTGGGAGGTAAACTTATCACGTTTCACCCGGTTGGGTAGGCTAACCGCAGGGATTAATCGGTTGTGGTTAAGAAAAGCTAATTGTTCCTATCCATCACCCCGAAATAatcccgatttttctgcacaattttacaacactggtaacgaatAAACTTACCCGTCGTCCCTAACAGGCAAGCAAGCCGCATCAATTAACCAGTCAACTCTCAAGTGACCCACGCCCCTCCCCggttaaatcagatttttctgcacgattttacaacactggtaacgatacaGTCTACGCTAGTgtcgtcacaccatggttgtaaAAGCATATACTATACCCCAGCCCTCGccgtaaattaattccgatttttctgcacaattttacaacactggtaacgataggtaggcaacccgcaacaattaaccagtcgctagtgacgtcacaccgtggttggaaaatcatgcaccataccccagccctcatcctaaaaaaattcagatttttccgcacaattttacaacacctcGTAACATGataacattgttgccagattatcGCGGAATAATTCGGATTttcctgcacaattttacaacactggtaacgataggtaggcaacccgcaacagtcgctagtgacgacACATCATGGTTGTaaaatcatgcaccataccccacccctcaccgtaaattaattccgatttttctgcacaattttacaacactggtaatcGCATTggttctgcacaattttacaacactggcaacgataggtaggcaacccgcaaccagtcgccagtgacgtcacaccgattcccgcaacagtcgctagtgatgtCACACCGGGGTCACGTAGGTGCCGTCTTAAAGGTCAAAAGTGTGGGTATATCCTCATTATCATACTACTGatggtcccactgattttccctgaaatcaacctccaagctcaaaaaacctctgaaagttgaggctgtaatggaggggatatcctaaactatcctgagagtccacctctacatgaagacaaattctccatgcaaagacagggagcaaatacattagcagggttgccgtgttttcagttttagagtccccaaataaagtggcagtcctgtcaattTCTTTGCTCCCTATTTTGCATAGAGGGTTTGTCTTGATAAAGAGGTTAATCTATTGTAATCTATTGTCTCCATTgaggcctcaactttgagagcctttttttgagcttgggagtttatttcagggaaaaccagtggcactatcatgtttctcgccaacttttacaaaagaattaatagtcaaatcgtaaattcctcacccATGAAACATATCCATTATTAATTGGAAttggaattggaattttgaaacttattataattgaatagaaacttgaattgacaataaattttaGAGGAAGATATAACATGTTCTGAAATTGTGGAAattgaaattggaattttgaatttatcatcatttaacaaaaatttaaatttataataaatttaGAAAGAAGAAACAACATGTCATGAAATTTAATCGAGATCTTTTCTTTCTATTAACCAAGTATATAATTCGGTAGCTTCAGATGATTCAGGATTTTTGTCTATATGACTGTTCCAGGCCCGCGATAGTTGATTTTGGTCCATATAGGACGATTTTATAGCGTTTGAGATTGAAATTACCacattttcatcttcttttcccAAGAGCATCGACTGATCTCCCCAAGGAATCAGATCAATCTGTGAAAGTtaggtattttaaaattgattaaatgtGTATGGAAAAAAATACCGTAGGTACCATCATTTAAAAACTTAACATATTTAAAAAACCATATCAACACCATTGTCCCACTTTTTTGTGGTTACATTGAAATAACATGCATAAATATCATTTTGATGTTACTGATATTTTGTTTCAGAGTAGTTTCAATGTATTCAAAATTGTTATATACTTTTATTTGTTTATAATGAAACTAACCCAATAAAATATCTCACTTTAAATGCGGTGAATTGTTGGTTTAACCGGAATGACTATTTAATCTCAACTATGCagcaaaaaaaagagatgaatcGTGGATACTTACGGACGATAAATTGTGATCGTGGAGAACGATTTCCTTCTTCAGTATTTCTGTTCCTTTTTTTGTTGGAACCTCTTTTGATTCGGATACGCTCCCGATTATACCAATTACATctttagaaaaagaaatttcttGATACAATTCTTTTGAATTAAATTTCCCTTTAAGGAAACGCAATCTTACATTAGTCAAAGAGCCACCGCCATTTAAgatcgaaaaagtgactcggcgcacaccgggctcgggaATCGTCGACCAAAACATggtgccagctctcccatttacattgcGACTGTTTGTACTCTATGTTTTTGTACTGTATCTTTCGTTTGATTTTATTTAGACGCTttgttttcctggaaaataaaatacTCTTAAAATAATGTAAGAGTGCGTTTATTCAGAGGGTTGATTCTGGAAGCTTTTATAGTTTACGCTTTATATCGATGTATCTTCAATAAAACAACAGCTCAAGGTATATGAATTAATGCCATGATGACACATGTTACATCTGGACAGTTACACTGCGAAAGTGCGTATCTCGGTCAtggtatttcaaaaattccgctacttttttttttttttttaaaggaggccGAACAAACAtcatggtttatttttttcaaagaatattctttCCCAAGTTGCATGATTTGCAATATGTTGTACTAATGTGGTAagaaaatcgcaacttatcgagTGGCGTGGATGTTGCATATTCGCGTGATGCTAGGAACGCGGAAAATCGCAActtcattgcaataaaataatcACGACTCTCGCAGTCTCGCGACAACATATCGCCAGACTGCTGCTGCTGCCGCCAGACCGCATTCGCGTCGCGCTacaatggaccaatagaattTGTCCGTCTGCGTGGCTCGCCGCTCGCGCATCTTCAACGGATTTTGTTGATTTGTTCGCTTCGCTCGCTCTGCCTGCCTTCGTTTGTAGCTTCGTGTCTGGTATTTGCTCTCATCGTGCTTAAATTAGCATTTATACAAGTGTTCCTGTTTTACGCACGCGAAATAAACTAATTTAGAAACTGTGGAACTTTCATTCTTTTGGTGTAACTGTGTAAGTTGGAAGTTCTCCTGAAGTGTTGGTGAATGTGATGTGATGCCGGTTCGCGAACCAAGATGGCGGAAACTGACACTGAAGAGAAATTGAAGAAGCTAGAAGATAAACTGAAATTGAAAGAAGGCACTATGAAGGATGAAGTTGTAAGTATATTTACAGTCATTAAAAGCTGAACCTATCAAAAACTGGTgtagtaaaaataatttaattattttattttttattttgtattacaGAAACCATTTTTGCAGTAACAATAAAAAGGTGGACAAATTTAATTGTAagtgtaaaaatcaaaatatcggACGAGAAGCACAATGACATTTTTCCAGGATTTTCTTAGAACTTCAGCCATTACCTTCCTAATATTGAGTTCTATATTTCTTAAAGTATTTACTGACTGTATTAAGAAAAGCTAAGTCCTCACTTtggagtttaaatggagagaaaaattttTAGCGCCAGTCTGGCCCACTCGGTCTTTCAGGACATGATCTGCTTTTCAATACCCTGGTTCCGCTTCTCCAGGCTCAGTCTGTATGGTAGTAAAAGaggttgaaaagaaaaatgtttggatGAATAAAGTAGTACCCGAAGCTATCCACCAAAATACccctgataaaaataaaaaatatgaaaatatgaccttttttctgtttttcttgaaCGGTCTTCCCAGATGAACTAAAATGTTCTATACTAAAACTGAACTATAATATAACTAAATCTGTTCTATAACTAAGCACTTGCTTGGGGCCTTAAtgaaaccaaattttcagtcaattaaTGAGCGACAGTTTAATTTTCCTCCAGGTGAAGGGTTTTGCGTCGATGCACCGAAATGATTCTAACCTCACTGCCACGGCAAGAGGTATGGCAAGAGAGATGCTATCAAAAAAGATTCTAGCCTTATTTTCTCTGCATGGAGGGCATGCAAAGGGTTTTACAGAAACAAAATGGGCGTTCGATCAGCTGGAGACCTACTCAGTCATTATTGGTaagtctcaattttcagttTACCTCTGCTATAGAAATAATATTTAAATCATAATGGAGCCTtataaattttgagggaaaaagaaactagtttcatttttatttgttccCGCAGTATTACTAGTATTTGTTCACTTGCTTTATTTTATAGTCTGAATAGTAAACAAAGATTTTTCTTTGTTGAAAGTTTTATTAAGGCTTCTTCCGAAAGGTGAAAAACATGCACTGtctgaagaaattaacatttgagTAGTGGAAAATAAAAACCTGTTAAGCAGCATCAAATTGCAAAGATTGTGTATCGTTAATTTCTTTCAACTTTAGGTTTTTTGTCTGGTAAGGGTGTGCGTGTGTCTAAGGTTaggttttcttttcttccctcTTAATTCACCTGAATTTCTAAGATCTTGCTAGGTGCAATAAAATCTGGTCtgtttcaattcattttttcgcTTGTTGCAGAGATGGTAAGACTTTTATGGGAAAATCATCACACCAATTTAAAGGCTGATGTGAATGGAACACTTGGGCCTTTCCTTACTGGGATGAACAAGAAGCCGGTTTCATTAAAGCCCCCATCAAAGCAGTAAAGTCTCGTGACGTCATTAATTTGAATCATTTGATTGAGATTTTTTGACAGtttgtctttaatttttttggattatttctgtaatcttattaattttgattttgccAATAACAAAGTTACCCAATTATATTATGATTTGATCGGTATTACTGTCAAAACCAAGGTCAATGTGAAGGAATACTTTCAAGTTCTCAATTTATAAAATGTTTCTGAAGAGCGATgcgcttttttccttttttgactTAGGTATTTACCTACCTATTTTGTGATTCATCACATGATGTAAACATCACGCTCTCATCATTAGTAGAATTTCTAAGGCTTATTTATTAGTTCCTGAAGAGATAAATAGTTTAATCTCATTAATTTAACAAAGGTTTTTCGACATTATGTGTCtaacttctttgaaatttttttggtattCGCCATTAGTTTTGTTTTCCTCTTAGGTAAAAAACTACTCAGGTAGCTAAGGTAGATCTTTGAAAGTGCtcttttttagatgatttttaTAGATCCGTTTGAAGCTATACTGACCTTATAATGTGTTTTGAAAGCTATGGAAGTGTTTTAAATAAGTCCTGTAAAAATCATTTACTTAAAAAAGAGCACTTTCAAACCTCTGCTCTTCCTATTTTTACACTCAAGTTCTTCTAATAAATATCCATATGTTAGGTCCATTtcaccagcccccccacttccacaaaataatatgaaaaatatgccatcgttttgtaagtgttttgtaacgttttgtaagtccaaaagatacctcaatttttaggggggatacggctacccaaaattttagagccagcccccccacttcgctatcaataaattctgacaacgccaacgttttgtaagtgttttgtaacgttttgtaagtccaaaagaaaattttgtaactcaatttttaggggggatacggctacccaaaattttggggccagcccccccacttcgcgatcgataaattctgacaacgccaacgttttgtaagtgttttgtaacgttttgtaagtccaaaagaaaattttgttactcaatttttaggggggatacggctacccaaaattttggggcaagcccccccacttcgctatcgataaattctgacaacgccaacgttttgtaagtgttttgtaacgttttgtaagtccaaaagaaaattttgtaactcaatttttaggggggatacggctacccaaaattatcAAGGTCAATCGCACCGTTCAAATATCCCGCGCAAAGACCACCGGATCTCGCCCGGATCTTTCTCGCCTCCGTGCCATGTTGCCGCAGCCTTTCAACCTTTCCGACCGTTTCAGTGGGACAGAGATAAATCTTATCGTGTTCCTACGCTGCTTAGGGTTACATTAGGTCAGGTTATAGATTTTCTTTCCCGATTTTTGTTCTCGCGGTTTTAAGGGAAGCGTATATTATtcagctaaaattaagaggggtCAGGTTGTTTACATTTCATGGGCACTTGAAAATCCGGTTGTTTCGCTTTAGACAGGAGATGGACCAATGAACATGGTctgcattaaataattaacggcacttattttctcttcaaaatttattgtaaaaaatgatgcaCACAACGAGAGGTTCGGAAAGCAACCGCTGAACGGGATACTCTTTagttttttaagtcaaatcaGATGATGGTTCAACGGCACAAATGATgtcctttatattttttccctgaaaataatgtttactgtgagcacttatttcttcttcagttgctcATTTCTGGACTCCAAGTCGTGCGATTCGTtttatacgtgaaattttgaagttggaacGCGTTGCGTGGTGTTTCAATTTATACCGTGTATAGTGGTCTATAGTTAGACGGATCCGGGTCAGGGTtaggtttccttaaaattttttgagggtaGGTCGGTAGCTTCCTCCCAAGAGAAGaaaaccaatatttaaaaaatcactttcCTCTAGGACcttattttgttacatttttagtATTATGAACTAAAACCTCTCAGAGGAAACAATCACTGTCATTCATAGGCGGAACCGGACACTTCAAATCGGGGATGGAAGCGGGAGGCCGGCGGAGCTTCCttcagaaaattgtcgaaatttaaaagaatctaatatacagggtgatccaaatggcccttccaccccctgtaactttttaccTTATAGAAGTAATGATTTGAAACTTAAAGGATGTGCTTAGGTAAAAATGAGCTACTTATCGGTCCCTTCCCCCTAGGGGTTTCAGGGGGACCCCTTCGGAAggtgggagggagagggagggaacggaccctaacttttcgTTCAAGAGAGGAGACCATATTCgcgatacctcgttcgaaagaacataattaaagaaaactttttACACAAATCCGAAGTCATTTCCTCagaatgtttcaaaatggcggcctgttaaagttcaaaatggccgaaaattggcaccggTTGTTCGTCCatgaatttgcgcgaaaatcagcGACGGAGAGTATTTTGCCACCAGAATAACGAATTTgacgtcagatttttttttttttaaaaaccaaaattttcgaaatggcaGCTGGATTAAGTTCGAAACGGCCGTAAATTGCcaactcggttttttgctgatggatttgcgtGAAACTTGTAGCCCAGAGGTATATTGGCACGAGATTAACAAATTTGGAATTTGATTTCTAAGGGAAAACGATCAAAAAAAGCATACAATATTTTCTCACGGTTAAAAGGTAACGCCTTTACATATTTATTGTATCACAAGAAGCATCTAAAAAGCACCCAATGCTTCCTATGATACGGTGAGGATGTAAAGGGGTTACCTTTTAGTTGTGAGAAATTATAGCACGGTACTTTGACAGTATTCTCAGGCGGTATAATACCTCCATGACCGCTTCTCAGGTCAAACAACTACAGCCAAACTTGAGAGAAACCATTAAAAACTCGACAAGAAATATTTTCCCACGTTTATCTTATAATTCACTTTAACAACCAGAATTTGCCTCAATACGGGCCTCGTAGGCCTCAATTAGTCATTCTAGGGGTAGACGCGAAACACTATTTgcagtctaaaaaaaaatttcgaatatttttttttttcgaaaattatgtttttaagcGTTTCTGTAGTTCTATTTGTGGAGGACAGACTTTTCGGTCAATTACAGCCATGTggttcgaaaaataaaaagctgTCGGGCCCCGTAGACCCGGTTAGTCATCTAATGGTTAAAGAACCGAAGTTC
This window encodes:
- the LOC109041706 gene encoding uncharacterized protein isoform X2 produces the protein MKFLIFLQVKGFASMHRNDSNLTATARGMAREMLSKKILALFSLHGGHAKGFTETKWAFDQLETYSVIIEMVRLLWENHHTNLKADVNGTLGPFLTGMNKKPVSLKPPSKQ
- the LOC109041706 gene encoding uncharacterized protein isoform X1 encodes the protein MAETDTEEKLKKLEDKLKLKEGTMKDEVVKGFASMHRNDSNLTATARGMAREMLSKKILALFSLHGGHAKGFTETKWAFDQLETYSVIIEMVRLLWENHHTNLKADVNGTLGPFLTGMNKKPVSLKPPSKQ